A section of the Oncorhynchus tshawytscha isolate Ot180627B linkage group LG09, Otsh_v2.0, whole genome shotgun sequence genome encodes:
- the LOC112258865 gene encoding galactose-3-O-sulfotransferase 2-like has product MTLRWLSTQLWRHRVMGLLMAFCVTLLLMLLATQSLQHPSHYGGHKVEKGALSDNAPPNTPVPSHTAPNSRKEVQTPNLQHQRDPNGYTFMRTRRSPPPVAFLKTHKTGSSTVQNLMFRLGEKENLTFAFPYYAYQFSYPDRFRADFVDELPPGSSQFDMLCSHMRLDLGQLKQVMPKNTIYITLLRDPLHTFESVFSYYTSTVPAFTLAKKAADTANRKSALSVFLEAPESYWDPTEPGNGLARNPMSFDLGLSSQEWNASWPMELTQLEEAFQLVMIAEHFDESLVLLGALLQLEPEELAYVHLNVRAPSDITPIEDDTKARLWAWNSLDVLLYNLFLQVFWEKAEQYGLGRLKREVNLLRASTQRLRQKCVARGGVPPGELEDLVRPWQTDTVTILGYKVRGNLTLQEEGLCVRLVLPELQYHSHLYFQQYGHDMRSIPTD; this is encoded by the exons ATGACCCTCCGCTGGTTGTCCACCCAACTTTGGAGACACCGTGTGATGGGTCTCCTGATGGCTTTCTGTGTCACCTTGTTACTCATGCTCCTGGCTACTCAGTCATTGCAGCATCCAAG CCACTATGGTGGCCATAAGGTGGAGAAGGGAGCACTTTCCGACAATGCTCCTCCAAACACCCCCGTCCCATCCCACACTGCCCCTAACAGCAGGAAGGAGGTTCAGACACCCAATCTGCAGCATCAAAGAGATCCCAATGGGTACACCTTTATGAGGACAAGGAGGAGCCCTCCACCTGTAGCTTTCCTCAAAACACACAAGACTGGAAGCAGCACTGTCCAGAATCTGATGTTCCGCCTTGGGGAGAAGGAGAATCTCACTTTCGCCTTCCCCTATTACGCATACCAGTTCAGCTACCCAGATAG GTTCCGAGCAGACTTTGTAGATGAGCTGCCACCGGGTTCCTCTCAGTTCGACATGCTCTGCAGCCACATGCGGCTGGACCTGGGACAGCTGAAACAGGTGATGCCCAAGAACACTATCTACATCACCCTGCTGCGTGATCCTCTACATACCTTTGAGTCCGTTTTCAGCTACTACACTTCCACTGTACCTGCCTTCACTCTAGCCAAAAAGGCAGCTGACACAGCTAACAGGAAGTCAGCCCTCTCAGTCTTCCTGGAGGCCCCAGAGTCCTACTGGGACCCTACAGAACCTGGGAATGGCCTAGCCAGGAACCCTATGAGCTTTGACCTGGGCCTCAGCAGCCAAGAGTGGAACGCATCCTGGCCCATGGAGCTGACTCAGCTGGAGGAGGCCTTCCAGCTGGTAATGATTGCTGAGCACTTTGATGAGTCTCTGGTTCTCCTGGGGGCTCTGCTGCAGCTGGAGCCTGAGGAGCTGGCCTATGTGCACCTGAATGTCCGCGCCCCCTCGGACATCACCCCGATAGAGGACGACACCAAGGCCAGGCTCTGGGCCTGGAACAGTCTGGATGTGCTGCTCTATAACTTATTTCTGCAGGTGTTCTGGGAGAAAGCTGAGCAGTATGGCCTGGGGAGACTGAAAAGGGAGGTGAACCTACTGAGGGCCTCCACACAGAGGCTCAGACAGAAGTGTGTGGCCAGAGGTGGAGTGCCCCCTGGTGAGCTGGAGGACCTGGTCAGGCCCTGGCAGACCGACACAGTCACCATCCTGGGATACAAGGTACGAGGGAACCTGACTCTGCAGGAAGAGGGGCTCTGTGTGCGACTAGTGCTGCCTGAGCTACAGTACCACTCTCACCTGTATTTCCAGCAGTATGGCCATGACATGAGGTCCATACCTACAGACTAA